A stretch of Solea senegalensis isolate Sse05_10M linkage group LG10, IFAPA_SoseM_1, whole genome shotgun sequence DNA encodes these proteins:
- the ada2a gene encoding adenosine deaminase 2-A yields the protein MAAQLQRLHVVVVHLLLLDYLSGVHSMPDPRQREALIQLEVSMQTGGQMVLTDAEQQLDSLLFKMKQREMQGAAFPPAMHFFKARQLIRNSPIFSLLQKMPKGGALHVHDFSVVDVEWLVKNVTYRPHCYMCFTKDQSIRFIFSSQWPKPLPICSSWFLLEDLRAKTTNTTELDNSIMGNLTLFTDQDPETAYPSQDVVWDVFEQSFLALMGLVTYAPVFRDYYHQSLAQFYMDNVMYLELRALLPEVYELDGSTHDRAWTLKTYEEVTREFTAEHPDFYGAKIIFTIHRGVNVSTMTGVVEEAMKLQRNFPDIMAGFDLVGREDRGKPLWYFRDALSIPVERGVTLPFFFHAGETDREGTEVDQNLLDALLFNTSRIGHGFALTRHPVAKELSQKRGVAIEVCPISNQVMMLVNDMRNHPAAALMSENHPLVISSDDPAMFGASGLSYDFYEAFVGFGGLRSNLGSLKQLAINSIRYSSLTPKQQEKVLAMWQIRWNKFVSENAF from the exons ATGGCAGCCCAGCTACAGCGCCTCCATGTGGTTGTGGTCCATCTGCTCCTCCTGGACTACTTATCCGGGGTCCACTCCATGCCAGACCCCAGACAAAGAGAGGCCCTCATACAGCTGGAGGTCTCCATGCAGACAGGTGGGCAGATGGTGTTGACTGATgctgagcagcagctggactCTCTGTTGTTCAAAATGAAGCAGAGGGAGATGCAGGGAGCAGCCTTCCCTCCTGCCATGCACTTCTTCAAGGCCAGGCAACTCATCAGGAACAGTCCTATCTTCAGCCTGCTGCAGAAGATGCCCAAAG GGGGAGCGCTCCATGTCCACGACTTCTCTGTAGTTGATGTTGAGTGGCTAGTGAAGAACGTGACCTATCGGCCTCACTGCTACATGTGCTTCACAAAGGATCAGTCCATCAGGTTCATTTTCTCATCTCAGTGGCCCAAACCTCTTCCAATTTGCTCTTCCTGGTTCCTGCTGGAAGACCTGCGAGCCAAGACAACAAACACCACAGAGCTAGACAACAG CATCATGGGGAACCTGACGCTCTTCACTGATCAGGATCCAGAAACGGCGTACCCCAGTCAGGACGTGGTATGGGATGTATTTGAACAGAGCTTCCTTGCACTGATGGGTCTGGTCACATATGCTCCAGTGTTCAGAGACTATTACCACCAAAGCCTGGCCCAGTTCTACATGGACAATGTCATGTATTTGGAACTACGGGCTTTGCTCCCAGAG GTATATGAATTAGATGGCAGCACTCATGACAGAGCCTGGACTCTGAAGACCTATGAGGAAGTCACTAGAGAGTTCACAGCAGAGCATCCAGACTTCTATGGAGCAAAAATCATCTTCACAATCCACAG GGGAGTAAACGTATCCACCATGACTGGAGTTGTGGAGGAGGCAATGAAGCTACAGAGAAATTTCCCAGATATCATGGCTGGATTTGACCTG GTAGGCCGCGAGGACAGAGGAAAACCCCTGTGGTACTTCAGAGACGCCTTGTCGATACCAGTAGAGAGAGGGGTCACACTACCTTTCTTCTTCCATGCTGGAGAAACGG ATCGCGAAGGCACAGAAGTTGACCAGAACCTGTTAGATGCTCTTTTGTTTAACACTTCACGAATTGGCCATGGTTTTGCTCTAACTCGCCATCCAGTAGCCAAAGAGCTATCCCAGAAAAGAGGGGTGGCCATTGAAGTTTGCCCCATCTCCAACCAG GTGATGATGTTGGTAAACGATATGCGAAATCATCCAGCAGCTGCTCTGATGTCAGAGAACCACCCACTCGTCATCAGCTCTGATGACCCGGCCATGTTCGGGGCCTCAGGCCTCTCTTATGACTTCTATGAGGCTTTTGTTGGCTTTGGTGGGCTTAGATCCAACTTAGGTTCCCTCAAACAGCTGGCCATAAACTCTATTAG GTACAGCTCTCTGACTCCAAAGCAGCAGGAAAAAGTCTTGGCCATGTGGCAGATAAGATGGAATAAGTTTGTCTCTGAAAATGCCTTTTAG
- the galnt8a.1 gene encoding probable polypeptide N-acetylgalactosaminyltransferase 8 isoform X3, which produces MQKMLEDDGKTQTRSAVDQQQPEVQKQTEQNEPPKAKIQEHKEVAKAETFKKLFPDSPLFSGQWGHNLSEADQKEALALFKMYGYNAFLSDRLPLDRPLPETREPGCLKRTYPKDLPSLAVVLIYLDEALSVIKRALCSIINRTPKNILKEIILVDDNSSNENLKGELDMYVKSLEQENPTLNITRVRHNKQRGLSYTRVSGLRAATADVVAILDAHIEVHEMWAEPLLTQIKADRTVVVSPVFDKVNFDDLRVIKYLPSAHAFDWALWCMYESFTPEYYKLKDGSLPGKSPSVMGILAADRMFLEEIGALDEGMKVYGGENVELGIRVWTCGGSVEVVPCSKIAHIERNHKPYQLDLSSVMKRNALRVAEIWMDEYKHNINLAWNMPFENHGIDIGDVSERKNLRERLKCKPFKWYLENVYPMLDPWDNILGYGGMKNLDAGMCMDQGPVPGHTPIAYNCYYYGPQVTYYRRTGELYIGGIKAHKYNDNRCLTDPGKNETNPGLYNCKEAVQKGMGIYWDFSQGKELRNRRTERCLEIKGGKLLIQECSGQRWTIQHIIKAF; this is translated from the exons ATGCAGAAAATGCTTGAAgatgatggaaaaacacaaacaaggagTGCAGTGGACCAACAGCAGCCAGAGGTCCAGAAGCAGACTGAGCAGAATGAACCACCTAAAGCAAAGATCCAAGAGCACAAAGAGGTGGCCAAAGcagaaacatttaagaaactttTCCCGGACTCTCCACTGTTCAGTGGACAGTGGGGACACAATCTGTCTGAGGCTGACCAAAAAGAGGCGCTGGctctgtttaaaatgtatggATACAACGCTTTTCTCAGCGATCGACTTCCTCTCGATAGACCTCTTCCAGAAACCAGGGAACCAGG ATGTTTGAAAAGGACTTATCCAAAAGACCTGCCAAGTCTCGCAGTGGTGTTAATCTATCTGGATGAAGCTCTGTCTGTCATCAAAAGGGCCCTTTGCAGCATCATCAACCGCACTCCTAAAAACATACTAAAGGAGATAATACTGGTGGATGACAACAGCTCCAATG aaaatcTGAAGGGCGAACTGGACATGTATGTGAAGTCCCTTGAGCAAGAGAACCCAACTCTTAATATCACGAGAGTGCGGCACAACAAACAGCGAGGGCTTTCATACACCAGAGTCTCTGGGTTGAGAGCTGCGACTGCTGATGTGGTGGCCATTCTCGATGCACACATTGAAGTCCATGAGATGTG GGCTGAACCCCTGCTGACACAAATCAAAGCTGACCGAACAGTGGTGGTGTCGCCAGTGTTTGACAAAGTCAACTTTGATGACCTCAGGGTTATTAAGTACCTTCCATCAGCACATGCCTTTGACTGGGCTTTGTGGTGCATGTATGAGAGCTTCACACCTGAATATTACAAGCTCAAAGACGGCTCACTACCTGGGAA AAGTCCATCTGTCATGGGGATCCTAGCTGCTGACAGGATGTTTCTTGAGGAAATTGGTGCCCTGGATGAAGGCATGAAGGTCTATGGTGGAGAAAATGTTGAGCTGGGAATACGT GTGTGGACATGCGGAGGCAGTGTTGAAGTAGTTCCATGCTCCAAGATCGCCCACATTGAGAGGAATCACAAGCCTTACCAGTTAGACCTAAGTTCTGTCATGAAGAGAAACGCCCTGAGGGTAGCAGAaatatggatggatgaatacaaacacaacatcaaccTGGCTTGGAACATGCCATTTGAG AATCATGGAATTGACATTGGGGATGTGTCCGAGAGGAAAAATCTCAGAGAAAGGTTGAAGTGTAAACCTTTCAAATGGTACCTGGAAAACGTATATCCCATGTTGGATCCCTGGGACAACATACTTGGCTATGGAGGA ATGAAGAACCTTGATGCTGGCATGTGCATGGACCAAGGCCCAGTGCCAGGTCACACACCAATTGCCTACAACTGCTACTACTATGGTCCACAA GTCACATATTACCGCAGGACTGGTGAGCTCTACATTGGTGGCATCAAAGCCCACAAGTACAATGACAACAGGTGTTTAACTGATCCtggcaaaaatgaaacaaatcctGGTCTTTACAACTGCAAAGAGGCCGTGCAGAAAGGAATGGGAATATACTGGGACTTTTCTCAG GGCAAAGAACTGAGGAATAGAAGGACAGAAAGATGTCTGGAGATTAAAGGTGGCAAGCTTCTGATACAGGAATGCTCCGGCCAAAGATGGACAATCCAACACATAATCAAAGctttttga
- the ribc2 gene encoding RIB43A-like with coiled-coils protein 2, producing MDIDDEVVTDRLERARIQMRRDYEAHRRVRIFNEKWRTIGIDKQALDMQVRDRLKQEEADKDEGDVYDGHMIHNSRVAYMNQIREKEKQRVCQKAIDNFRHENQQFCDRLEFDLNDPDRLRKTKLEHGHVSLSGLLGEDLNYYDRLQRQKDQFKSWLIQQQNDKASVRHEQQLEDDQYDQFVLKMDNTALQIQRLEKQRRKAEAISTNEHNLVKTEEDKHRRALESAEAENQLQRQCATTSVGVPGLWPSTDKRPPPESRQKIMQFQKYQMEERKRAELEKKKEEERHARFLLNSAHKTLLLQREQAKVNGQLRRHLDSANVELAQIQEAAGMKRGHIYDDFFSQFNRCSR from the exons ATGGATATTGATGATGAGGTAGTCACTGACCGCCTGGAGAGGGCGCGGATACAGATGCGCCGCGACTATGAGGCTCACAGACGCGTGAGGATTTTCAATGAAAAATGGAGGACTATCGGG ATTGACAAGCAAGCCCTGGACATGCAGGTGAGAGACAGGCTGAAACAAGAAGAGGCCGATAAAGACGAAGGGGATGTATATG ATGGCCATATGATCCATAACAGCAGAGTAGCGTACATGAACCAAatcagagaaaaggaaaagcagCGCGTCTGTCAAAAGGCCATTGACAACTTCCGTCATGAGAACCAGCAGTTTTGCGACCGGCTGGAGTTTGACCTGAATGACCCAGACCgcttaagaaaaacaaaattggaACATGGACATGTGTCCCTGTCTGGTCTTTTGGGCGAGGACCTGAATTACTACGACAGACTGCAGAGGCAGAAGGATCAGTTTAAATCGTGGCTCATCCAGCAGCAAAATGATAAGGCATCAGTGAGGCACGAGCAACAGCTGGAAG ACGATCAATACGACCAATTCGTGTTGAAGATGGACAACACGGCCCTGCAGATTCAGAGACTTgagaagcagaggagaaaagCAGAAGCCATTTCCACCAATGAGCACAATTTGGTCAAG ACTGAAGAAGACAAGCACCGACGGGCGCTGGAGTCTGCTGAGGCGGAAAACCAACTGCAAAGACAGTGTGCAACAACAAGTGTGGGAGTTCCAGGTCTCTGGCCCAGCACTGACAAGAGACCCCCTCCAGAGAGCCGGCAAAAGATCATGCAGTTCCAGAAATATCAAATGGAGGAGAGAAAA AGGGCCGAattagagaagaagaaagaggaggagcgaCACGCTCGCTTTCTCCTGAACTCAGCTCATAAAACGCTGCTACTTCAGAGGGAGCAGGCAAAAGTGAACGGGCAGCTGAGACGACACCTGGATAGCGCCAATGTCGAACTGGCACAAATACAGGA GGCAGCGGGCATGAAAAGAGGACACATCTATGACGACTTCTTCTCCCAGTTCAACAGATGCAGCAGATGA